TGATTCTTTCAATCTGTTTTGTGTAGGCCCTTGATCTAATTAGAGACAGGAATCTCCAGACGCTGACTGATTCTTGTCTAGATGGGCAATTCTCTGACAGCGATGGCACAGAGCTAGTACGCCTAGCGTCTCGTTGTCTTCAGTACGAAGCTCGTGAAAGGCCAAACCCAAAATCTTTGGTCACTGCCCTGACGCCTCTTCAGAAGGACACAGAGGTTCCCATTTCATATTATTagacattaataaaaaaaaacaaggaccAAGTCTATGTGTGTTGACTCATATAATTGTTTCCATGTATTGAACAATGCAGGTCCCATCCCATGTTCTAATGGGTCTGCCCCACAGTAGTTCGGTGTCTCCTCTGTCCCCTCTTGGTGAAGCTTGTTCAAGAAAGGACCTGACCGCTATGCTTGAGATCTTGGAGAAACTTGGATACAAAGACGACGAGGGCGTCACCAATGAGGTATCTTGAACTCGTGATTTACAGATTTAAGTTGCCTCTGTTACTCAGTTATTTAGTGTCCGGTGATGTTGTCCGAAAGGTTCTTCATTGTGTGTTTCTTTCTTACAATGTTTTTGGGAAATGCAGCTCTCTTTTCATATGTGGACGGACCAGATGCAAGAGTCTTTGAACTTTAAGAAGAAGGGTGATGTAGCTTTCAGGCAAAAAGACTTCAGAGAGGCCATTGAGTGTTACACTCAGGTTGGTTCTTATAACCGAAACACAAATACACTTGTAGGATAATAACATAGAGAGTATTAACATGGATGATGTCCAAATTTTTGCACAGTTCATAGATGGAGGAATGATCTCTCCAACAGTGTGTGCACGGCGTAGCCTGTGTTACCTAATGAGTGACATGCCAAAAGAAGCATTAGACGATGCAATTCAAGCACAATTGATCTCTCCCTTGTGGCATGTTGCGTCTTATCTCCAGTCTGCTTCCCTTTCCTTTTTGGAAATGGAGAACGAATCACAAATCGCACTCAAAGAGGGATCTAACCTTGAATCTAAGAGGAACTGAGCTTCCCAATTGAAGTTAAGATACATATACCGTTTTAAGATTGGCTTTTCTTCCTTTGGTTAAAGATGAAAGAACATCTTAACCAAGTTTGAGAGGTTTGTTAAATCTTTTGAGCACAAAGGATGAGGGCAACACTCGAGAACGATTTGCAAAACTAGAGACacaatgatgggtttgtgtGGTGTAGTGTTTGTGCTCTTCTTTTCCCTGTTTTTATAGGCACTGAAGGATTCATTTCCTTTGAAATCCAGTTCcttaaactttttttatatgttgAACATTGTAATATAATAAACCCTTCCGTGTATTGAAGAATTTAAAAtagattgtttttatttgattcaTGTATCACATCATCACCCCCATGTAAAATGACTCGTTGCCACTAAATGTTCTAGAGTTTTGCAAAGCTTCGCAGTCTCTTCAATTTGAATGGTAAAACAACTTTGTTATCATTCCCTACTTACAAAATGCTTTAGAGTATTGCAAAGTTTCATAACCTCTGCAATTTAGCCACTGCCACTAGTTGTAGTGGCAGAGAAAAACACTATGAAGAAAGTAAGTTAGCTGGTGCTATGTTTACCTTGACAGGAAGTGTTGTTCCTCAGACCTCACTGTATCAAATGCTCTCAGAGTTTTTGGCAAAGAGAAAATTGTTTCACCCAAAATAAACCAATTGAGGTTGGAACAGAGAACTGAATATTATTGTACACAAGCTTGCGATATTAGGACAAGTGCCATATTCATGATGGAttacaaacattaaaaaatgaTACATCAAACATTTAAGGGGGTCAgatttgtggaaaaaaaaacaaaagaaaaatgaaagtgGAGGTGGAGAAAAAGGTAAAAGAGGAAGCAAACTGAGAGAAAGGCTAACTCAGAAGAAGCTCCTTGAACCCAATTGTTTCACATCCCCTCCATCGGCTCCCCGGCGTTCAGATTTCAAGACTCCTCCTCAGACGACAAATATTGGAAGCACAAAGTGGTTCAAAATTGATGTACACACTGAAGTAAATAGCGAGAGGGAGGGAATGCTGAATCTGGAAACACTATTGAATGATCCTAAGAGCTACTTCCCGTCCCCTGGCAATGCGCTGGAATTAGACGCTGTCTCAGCTCTGTTGATGCACCCGCAAGTTCTGTAcagtttaaaatacatatagTAAACAAATTAATGATACAGAATGGAATGTAGTCTCAGCTCATCTGTATACGTATCTATCCATTAAACTCTTCACATATATGATGGTGATTTCCAACAAAGTTGCGTAACAATGGTTACTTCACAATTTTTGCAACGAGAAAGACGAGGTAAAGAGAGCTCATGGGCTGACCTTGGGGAGTGAAGTTAAATAATGGAGGCAGTGGTCTTCCATTTGGCAGTGAAATATTCGGGTCCCGCAAGTCATCGAAGAAGGGGTGTGCACATGCTTCCAACTATACAAATATAAGAAAGGTTTTGTTTGAATTATAAAATTCGAAATCAGAAGGATTATATGTAGTTTTGTGATGTCCAGAAGGATTCAGTCTTACTGCAGTGCAGCGGAGGTTTGGTGAATACTGGAGGAGTCTTGACACGAGGTCTACTGCTTCAGGTGGCATTCGCTTTTGGAAAATCTGAAGATTTTTGTGCTACACACATTAGATTTCACTTCAATATGCACATACACCAAAGAGGCACCTTAGTTTACAAACCTTGTGCCACGGGTGAGCTTTAATTTGAGGGAACTTGAACTCTGTGTAATTGGGATTCATACACCTTATTTCTTCTCTCGTCGGCGTACCAAGAATCTGGTAGACGTACAGATGAGTAAGATACGAAACATGGTATTATAGAAAGAGGACGAAGAGGGATCATAATAAGTACCTTGATAATCTCCACCAGCTGATCAATGCCACTTTCCCCAGGAAACAGTGGCTACAGGTAGAATACGAACGGTTAATATGGGATtgaatgtgatttagaagttCCAAGATGTAACTAATCAAACAATCATAAcccaaactttaaaatttataatactcaCTTGGCCGAGTAAAAGCTCTGCCATAACACAACCACCAGACCACATGTCAATGGCATTGGTATACTCTGTTGCCCCGAATATAAGTTCGGGTGCCCTGTAGTACCGGGAACATATATAGGATATGTTAGGTTCACCTGGCACCTGAAGAAGTACCAGTGTGTTAGCCATCAATTTTCAAATGCGAACCCACCTCCAAAGATCACACTATAAACAAGAAAGAACATACCAACATCTTTGCGCTTCCAAAATCGCATATTTTTAATTGATGGGTTTGGGAATTGACCTACAAGAACACATCATAAGAGAATCAGGGTATTATCCGTTAATATGGTTTTAACTTTTGAGCgctatataaaaattaaaatatagatgCCTAGTCAAAAGAATTCACACTCTACCAGTAGATTTTGTGGCTTGATGTCACGATGACATACCCCAACCACACGATGTAAGTAGTTCAGCGCACGGCAGATCTGATATGTCAAAGACAACACAGGCGTAAGTAAAAGATTTCGATGTAAATGAAGTTTCATGCTAAGCAGATAACTAAAAACGACTAATTGGGGAGCATAGATATCTCACCTGATAGGTGTAAAGCTGAACAAGGATAATTGGCATATGCTGATTCATTTTGGTATAGTGCTTTAATGCTCTGTATACAGTTTCGGGAACAAACTCAAGGACAAGGTTAAGATACAGCTCATCCTTCTCGGTTGTCGAAAAGAAAGAGTGCCTTAGACGCACAACGTTGGGATGGTCTTGCAAGCGCATGATCTGAAGTTCTCTGTTCTTGTATCTTTTATCCTGCAGAACCTTCTTAATTGCAACTTGTTCACCCGTTTCCAGACACTTGGCCtatccaaaagaaaaaacagacaGCAAGTTAAATTACgtaaacaacaaaaaattaaaaaaggattAATAGAATATTCCACATACCTGGAACACAACTCCGAATGAGCCTGTTCCAACCACTCTCTGGGCCATGTATGAGATTGTCTGAAACCAAATAACGAAAAAATTAAAGGATACGCCCAACAGAAAAAACACATTTATTCAAGACTATCATGATTCAGATATTCACCTGCTTTGGCTTCCCATCTCGACCTCCGACAGTGGTTGTAATAACTTGACCCGTTTCAGTCCCACTGCCATTTACAACAGTTGGTTCCATATCCTGTACAAGAACAATGGAGATTTGAGCAGAAGCTAATAGAGATGCAGGATAATTTATATAACAAAGAAGAAACAAGCAATTGACCTTATCCTCGCGGTTGGCATTACGCTCGTCTCTGATCATTACTTCCGGAAGCTGAGTATCCACGgtggcagcagcagcagcaggagGAGGCACATTTGAGGTTCCAGCAACACATTCTTGCGAAACCATGTCTGTATTTCTCATCtcacgagaagaagaagatgaagaagacgtTTGGTCAACCTGCATCGGATCATCACCAGCAGTACATAACTTATCGTTGTCTTGATCAAGCTTGGCTCTCTTGAGCCCATAGTCCCctccctttaaaaaaaatcacaactttcGTCAAAATCTAACTTCTCCACAAGCACTATGATTAAGATCTCAAAAACCCCTAATTTTTTTGACTTGTAATAATATTCCAATTAAATCGAATCTCAATCCagcaattataaaaataaataaataaatacttacaGGATCCGAAGAAATGGAGGTCCGACCCGAGGCAATGCTCTTGAGACGACGCATCACGTTCATCTTTGCAGATACcaactccaaaccctaattttccccCCGATTCAAAATTAATCCAATCAACAGATTCAGAAATTCAAAATCGAATCTGTCTCGATCTCCTCCGCCGTGACGAGCGAGCAGCTATGAAGAAAATGGAGAAGAGGAACAGAGCCAAATCGAAGCGTCCTTGTTCaaccttcctctctctctctctctctctccacgaCGCAAACCaggtgggggggggggaatCTTTTGCTTCTCGTGGCGAAAACCAATCATGCCACCCTCTCCTCTccttttttggtcaaaccttgACTCCTCACCGTTGATTCATCTCAGCGATTCATCCGACGGATCAGGATTAATACGCCTGATTTCAACCAGCTGTGTTTACCAAAGTACCCTTATCTTGCTGTCTTATTTACGGAGATTGGGTAAATGAATGATTGCATCGATAGGCAGGCACGCGGAATATGCGCAATGGATCATTTGACCAAAGCTTTGACTCCTTTCCTTTCCCATATGTTAAATCTTTTTTAATTCTTGCTTCCTATACTGTTTTTAGACATTTTATATGTTCAAACTTCAAATAAAACTAACTCTTTATCTACTATTCTACTCTACACATTATCTCATGTCGAATTGGAGAAAAGAGACATAATAAGAGGGCTTCAAACATCTCAAATGTTTATGCCTTAGCTGGAGTTTTAACAATAGGTTATAAATTTAACTATTCGGTTGCAACAAATCAAGTAAATAACAATAGGCTGCTTACTTTTATCTAGTTACTTAAATTAGGGAGTGCTCCTAGCTGTTTTGCATTTCACACTGTTTGACACCACTGCACTTGGGCAGAGATCCCTTGTGAGCTTTGCTAAAATTGATCAAAACTGTAAAAAGGCTCTAAACATAAAATGGGGCCGATCATATAAAAAGATAAAGGTACGGTACCACCTTTTACCATATCTTGGGCCTTGTTAATTTACAAAACGAACTGGTAACGACCGCAACTGTAGAACAGTAGTCCATGTACTGCTAGTGGACTTATTAAAAGGCCCATAAAGAATAGAAATTCTGACAAAACTTAACACCGTCAATTCCTTGTTTACTTTTTTAAAGCAACACAACATAACGGAGAAAACGACGCCATAACGTCCGGTTTTCGCACCAGTCTGTCATGGTCTGACGTGGCAGAACAAAAATGGCGGAATACGTAAACTCCCACCATGCAAAGGAAGAAGCCACGgacagaggaaaaaaaaaacatagcatTAAATGAATGTTAGCCTGCAAACACATTTAATGCACACCACGAGAGACATAAACGGACCAGATCCATCCAAAGTCCAACCACATACTAGTACTACTCATGTCCCAGTCCGCGTTGGcaaaaaccacacaacataccCGCATCCGACGGAGCGTGTGGCTCACTCTCAACTACATGAGTTTacaagataatatataaaaatattaaatactccAACAAACAAAAGGGGGTTTCCAACCCTAGTCAATACCCGAACCACCAACTCCTCCACCGTGATCAGACCCAACCCGACGTGGTCTCAACGCGGTGACAAAGGAGTTGGATTTCGCCACCTGCGCGGTTCGTTCTTGACTCGACACCCCCTTCCCAAGCTTAACTAAAAGACCAAAGTACACGACACATACATAGTTAAAATTCACAAATTCAAAGATACAACAAACACATGCGCTCCAGAGCTCACGTGCCGCCTTGAAGCTTAGTTCTCGCACTGAAGAGCGGTTCGAATCTTCTGGACGGTGCATGATATTAGGTTATTGACAGTCTCCACAGACTCGACCGTGAGTTTTGCCGTTGGGAGATTGTTAACAAGGATTTGAAACGCCACCGTCAAGAGTGATCCACCACCGACCGGACGCTGCTCACCGTCTCCGGAGCCACCGTTAAAGCCTCCGTCAGGGAGAACAGCGAAACCAGAAGGAAGGAGAGCCACGTAGGATGAATCCCCACCGTTCATGACAACATGCATGGCTGGAATATCGACAGGCGCGTACACTACCAGCGCTCCAGATGCGTCAATGCACGTTTCCTGAAGAATTAACATACTGCTCTGATTCGCGTTCATTGGCTGCCAAAACATGCACAAAAAAATAACCTCAGGTCAAGTGTTAAATTACGAGAAATGCCACACTGAACACAAACAGTAACGCTTCGGggttaaaagagaaacaagtcAAAATAAACTTTCACAGATATCCAAGGAAAAGAAAGATGTGAAAAGTCAAAAACACAGACAAAGAGGTAAAGGTCGAAACTGTCCTATTATTATTGACTTTGTAAACCCTTACAAAAGCTGTGACTGACACTTTTGTTTTCTACTGATACCACCAAAAAACCTAAATTGTCCTTTTCCAATCCACTCATGTGTCCGTCTTACCACCACATTCAGGGACAAAAAACGTCACTATCACCTAATCCAAATTCCACACACTAACCAATTCCACACATGCTGAACCAATCAAACACCGGAATTCATTCAATTACTAGACCGAGATTTATGTACCGGTTTAAGCCGGGAGAGTGTAATTTGGGGAGAAAACTTACGTTGGAGCGTAGCAAAGAAACGGAGTTGCCTTGATCTTGACCTTTGGCGATGTGGGCCATCTCCTGCATGGGACCACCGTTAGATAGAATATCCCATTCACATCTCATCCGTTCGTTCCGCAAGAAGTCAAACAGACGTTGTGGCGAAGCCGGAAGCCAAACAGACGTGGCAGCACTCAGAACAATACCCGGAGCCTCACTCGGATCGTCCACACTCTTACGGGTCATAATTCTAACGTCCGGATCGACATTACCGACCGTGAGCTTGCTCCAACTGTGGACAGAGGGCGCAGAGATGCCCGAGCAGAAATTGATCGTCATACGTTGAGCTAACTTCAGCATGCTTTTCCGACCACCTGGCGATatagctgttttttttttgcatacgTTAAATGCTTTGTAACAACACATCATAAAATAAAGAATCTAACTAATGAGTAAATAGAAACGGACATGTGTCATCGTGAGATGTAACGGAGGAGGACATGAGGATGGCCAGACACTCGCACTGTCTCTGAAGTGTAGCGACCCATCTTTGCGAGCCGAAACCAAGACCTGACCGAAGCAATGGTCGGTACAAGTGGTGGATTTGGTTCTCGTCGTATTCTGCATGCTCAACCCACGTGACCTGCACAGATGATTTCAAATCCTGGTTAGCATATAACCACAAATAATCTACCAAACGTATAAGATAGGATGAGGTGTTGAATTTTTAGTGGAAGATAATAAGATAATAGGACAACTGAAATTAATATATTACAGATGGAGACGAGAGATACGAGGCAGCATAGGAGAATGGAATAGAAATACTAgaaaattagatttatttaaacGATGATTAGAAGCATTTTTATTGTACATGCATATGAAATTAATGTGTTCTTTCCAAAATGCGcacaaaaataattttggacGGATGCTTCATAGAATAAAGAGCAAATAGACAGACCCACTTGTCTAGAACTTGAAATGTAATCCAGAGAATCCGACAGATAGAGAAGCATCCGGATCCATAAAAAGTTTATAATCTCGGAAGGTTCGGGGATCAGAATTCGAGAAGGGAAAAGCCTATTCAATAATCTTTTCTCCTTTTTATATTCTGACATAAAATCATACTATTAAACTATTCAAACTAATAACGTATGAGAAGGAAACCCATAAAACAATTAGtaacatttttcaagaaaaaaggATGGTAAAcactaaacacacaaaaaaatatttgaaaagtaAACTGTgaaagattttataaaattgCATAAAAGAAAGTTGAGAGTGACAGTGAAGTGGGTGCAGTGAGTAATGGCTAAAAAACAAGAGTCATTGATGCatgagcttcttcttcgtctagTGATCACCCAATTAAAAACCTAGAGATCCTAACTTCTTCGTCTTTATAGAATTTTTCACTACCCAATAATAAACATGCTTAGAAAAA
The nucleotide sequence above comes from Brassica napus cultivar Da-Ae chromosome A9, Da-Ae, whole genome shotgun sequence. Encoded proteins:
- the LOC106365532 gene encoding shaggy-related protein kinase theta isoform X2, encoding MNVMRRLKSIASGRTSISSDPVDQTSSSSSSSREMRNTDMVSQECVAGTSNVPPPAAAAATVDTQLPEVMIRDERNANREDKDMEPTVVNGSGTETGQVITTTVGGRDGKPKQTISYMAQRVVGTGSFGVVFQAKCLETGEQVAIKKVLQDKRYKNRELQIMRLQDHPNVVRLRHSFFSTTEKDELYLNLVLEFVPETVYRALKHYTKMNQHMPIILVQLYTYQICRALNYLHRVVGVCHRDIKPQNLLVNSQTHQLKICDFGSAKMLVPGEPNISYICSRYYRAPELIFGATEYTNAIDMWSGGCVMAELLLGQPLFPGESGIDQLVEIIKILGTPTREEIRCMNPNYTEFKFPQIKAHPWHKIFQKRMPPEAVDLVSRLLQYSPNLRCTALEACAHPFFDDLRDPNISLPNGRPLPPLFNFTPQELAGASTELRQRLIPAHCQGTGSSS
- the LOC106365532 gene encoding shaggy-related protein kinase theta isoform X1, producing MNVMRRLKSIASGRTSISSDPGGDYGLKRAKLDQDNDKLCTAGDDPMQVDQTSSSSSSSREMRNTDMVSQECVAGTSNVPPPAAAAATVDTQLPEVMIRDERNANREDKDMEPTVVNGSGTETGQVITTTVGGRDGKPKQTISYMAQRVVGTGSFGVVFQAKCLETGEQVAIKKVLQDKRYKNRELQIMRLQDHPNVVRLRHSFFSTTEKDELYLNLVLEFVPETVYRALKHYTKMNQHMPIILVQLYTYQICRALNYLHRVVGVCHRDIKPQNLLVNSQTHQLKICDFGSAKMLVPGEPNISYICSRYYRAPELIFGATEYTNAIDMWSGGCVMAELLLGQPLFPGESGIDQLVEIIKILGTPTREEIRCMNPNYTEFKFPQIKAHPWHKIFQKRMPPEAVDLVSRLLQYSPNLRCTALEACAHPFFDDLRDPNISLPNGRPLPPLFNFTPQELAGASTELRQRLIPAHCQGTGSSS